Proteins found in one Amycolatopsis umgeniensis genomic segment:
- a CDS encoding heparan-alpha-glucosaminide N-acetyltransferase domain-containing protein — translation MDGVTVMDRALVDGARTVPGQGKRAAGRLTGIDVARGLAVLGMYAVHVGPDPAKGGVGVLFKPFEGHSAALFAVLAGVSIALMSGGRRPKLGRDRTRVALKLATRAPLLVVLGLWLTSLETGYMVILAYYGACFLFAIPWLRASAKTLAIAAVAVAVAAPLFSHLVRAQLLPRDLLFFAPDLTADDVTSTGLLKAATVLVLTGTFPALTLMAYVFAGMSLGRMDLTSRSVCRRLFFGGSALAVGGYVVSWIATGPLGGMQAVYRSLEPAAAQMGMSPPEFFRLHQTWIHGTPPTTSWAWELLPTGTSYTPFDLLISIGIAAAVIGGCQLLMPRFERVLRPLSDLGGRVLSAYVLHFVAIALLWDESDGDSIFSVLHFVEFSVVALTAAVLWRKFIGRGPLEWAMNKLSSWPKYLFDAARVPAQRRG, via the coding sequence GTGGACGGCGTCACTGTGATGGACCGCGCGCTGGTCGACGGCGCGCGCACTGTTCCCGGACAAGGCAAACGGGCCGCGGGGCGGCTGACCGGTATCGACGTCGCCCGCGGCCTGGCCGTACTCGGCATGTACGCGGTGCATGTCGGCCCCGATCCCGCCAAAGGCGGCGTCGGGGTGCTGTTCAAACCGTTCGAAGGCCATTCCGCGGCGCTGTTCGCGGTGCTGGCCGGAGTCTCGATCGCACTGATGTCCGGCGGGCGCCGCCCGAAACTGGGCCGCGACCGGACCCGTGTCGCGCTGAAGCTGGCGACCCGCGCACCGCTTCTGGTGGTGCTGGGGCTGTGGCTGACCAGCCTCGAGACCGGCTACATGGTGATCCTGGCCTACTACGGGGCCTGTTTCCTCTTCGCGATCCCGTGGCTGCGCGCGAGCGCGAAGACCCTGGCGATCGCCGCGGTCGCCGTCGCCGTGGCCGCCCCGCTGTTCTCTCACCTGGTCAGGGCCCAGCTGCTGCCCCGCGACCTCCTGTTCTTCGCACCGGACCTGACCGCGGACGACGTCACGTCGACGGGGCTGCTCAAGGCCGCGACAGTCCTCGTCCTGACCGGGACCTTCCCCGCGTTGACGCTGATGGCGTACGTGTTCGCCGGGATGTCCCTCGGTCGGATGGACCTGACCTCGCGCAGTGTGTGCCGACGGCTGTTCTTCGGCGGGTCGGCGCTCGCGGTGGGTGGGTACGTCGTGTCCTGGATCGCGACCGGACCGCTCGGCGGCATGCAGGCCGTGTACCGCTCACTGGAACCGGCCGCCGCGCAGATGGGGATGTCGCCACCGGAGTTCTTCCGGCTGCACCAGACCTGGATCCACGGCACGCCGCCGACCACCAGCTGGGCCTGGGAGCTGCTGCCGACAGGGACCTCGTACACGCCGTTCGACCTGCTGATCTCGATCGGGATCGCGGCCGCGGTGATCGGTGGCTGCCAGCTGCTGATGCCGAGGTTCGAGCGCGTGCTGCGGCCGCTTTCGGATCTGGGCGGGCGGGTGCTGAGCGCGTACGTGCTGCATTTCGTGGCGATCGCGCTGCTGTGGGACGAGAGCGACGGCGATTCGATCTTCAGCGTGCTGCACTTCGTCGAGTTCTCGGTGGTCGCGCTGACCGCCGCGGTGCTGTGGCGGAAGTTCATCGGGCGCGGGCCGCTGGAATGGGCGATGAACAAGCTGTCGAGCTGGCCGAAATACCTGTTCGACGCCGCTCGGGTGCCCGCTCAACGGCGCGGCTGA
- a CDS encoding DUF4873 domain-containing protein — MSEHDEDGYAGEAVLVIDGTEIATTVDLRGYFQPIDGYYRWYGRVATNEQVSAAAGGKKTAVEIRAGEYSAKGELSDPDPWDRYRIMGTSTPPFHVPTSLEELNELNA; from the coding sequence ATGAGCGAACACGACGAAGACGGCTACGCCGGCGAAGCGGTCCTCGTGATCGACGGGACCGAAATCGCGACCACGGTCGACCTGCGGGGCTATTTCCAGCCCATCGACGGGTACTACCGCTGGTACGGGCGTGTGGCGACCAACGAGCAGGTGTCCGCAGCCGCCGGTGGCAAGAAGACCGCCGTCGAGATCCGCGCGGGCGAGTACAGCGCGAAGGGCGAACTCTCCGACCCGGACCCGTGGGACCGCTACCGCATCATGGGCACCAGCACGCCGCCGTTCCACGTGCCGACCAGCCTCGAAGAGCTGAACGAGCTCAACGCCTGA
- a CDS encoding TetR/AcrR family transcriptional regulator: MTWVIERVKRNSKQSSKHPTAGEADTGDARRDRWRKHRIARRAEFVEAALRALDTHGPDLGMEDVAAEAGVTKPVLYRHFDDKADLYVALGQRGTEILFQRLIPAINSELAPVPRIRMALDAFFSVIEEHPNLYRLLARGGLQEKVLVKSDVVAEDKELIATALTALLGDYMRMFNMDSGAAEPWAHGIVGMVQSTGEWWLDRRSMGRDSVVEYLTQIIWAAIDGLSRQQGIVIDPNLPLEENKVVQMRKTEEKQVEGQ; the protein is encoded by the coding sequence ATGACTTGGGTGATCGAACGTGTCAAGCGCAACAGCAAGCAGTCGAGCAAGCACCCCACGGCGGGTGAGGCCGACACGGGCGACGCTCGTCGCGACCGCTGGCGCAAGCACCGGATCGCGCGCCGCGCGGAATTCGTCGAGGCCGCCCTGCGCGCGCTCGACACGCACGGACCGGACCTCGGCATGGAGGACGTCGCCGCCGAAGCGGGCGTCACGAAACCCGTGCTGTACAGGCACTTCGACGACAAGGCCGATCTGTACGTCGCGCTCGGGCAGCGCGGCACGGAGATCCTCTTCCAGCGGCTGATCCCGGCGATCAACTCCGAACTGGCCCCGGTCCCCCGGATCCGGATGGCGCTCGACGCGTTCTTCAGCGTCATCGAGGAGCACCCCAACCTGTACCGCTTGCTCGCCCGCGGCGGCCTGCAGGAGAAGGTGCTCGTCAAATCGGACGTCGTCGCCGAGGACAAGGAACTGATCGCCACCGCGCTCACCGCGCTGCTCGGCGACTACATGCGGATGTTCAACATGGACTCCGGCGCCGCGGAACCGTGGGCGCACGGCATCGTCGGCATGGTCCAGAGCACCGGCGAATGGTGGCTGGACAGGCGCTCGATGGGCCGCGACAGCGTCGTCGAGTACCTGACGCAGATCATCTGGGCCGCGATCGACGGCCTCTCCCGGCAGCAGGGCATCGTCATCGACCCGAATCTGCCGCTCGAAGAGAACAAGGTCGTCCAGATGCGGAAGACCGAGGAAAAGCAGGTGGAGGGGCAATGA
- a CDS encoding AurF N-oxygenase family protein: MTRALKETDREKTAERLLKSSANKFYDPDVDIDWNAPLVDGKRYIPAHRSSLYGTELWDSLSEEQRIELGKHEVASVATTGLWFEILLMQMLLKEVYDEDPTSSHAQYALTEIADECRHSTMFARMASRIGCPSYGPVPWLRRLAKLMPSISYGPARYGAILVAEEVLDRLQREQMNDPDIQPLVRMVNRIHVLEEARHVTFAREEVTRGMAKLTKKEIVYQQFIIALISYFVTRAFINPNVYKAVGIRPRDGVEAALNNPNWQGSVQWAGEKIMPFLQESGLIGKPGMYFWRKSFLLPGKR; the protein is encoded by the coding sequence ATGACGCGGGCGCTGAAGGAAACAGACCGGGAGAAGACGGCCGAGCGGCTGCTCAAGTCCTCCGCAAACAAGTTCTACGACCCCGACGTCGACATCGACTGGAACGCTCCTCTCGTGGACGGGAAGCGCTACATCCCCGCCCACCGTTCCTCGCTCTACGGCACCGAACTGTGGGACTCACTGTCCGAAGAGCAGCGCATCGAGCTCGGCAAACACGAGGTCGCGAGTGTCGCCACGACCGGGCTGTGGTTCGAGATCCTCCTGATGCAGATGCTGCTCAAGGAGGTCTACGACGAAGACCCGACCAGTTCGCACGCGCAGTACGCGCTGACCGAGATCGCGGACGAATGCCGTCACTCGACGATGTTCGCGCGGATGGCGTCGCGGATCGGCTGCCCGTCCTACGGCCCCGTGCCGTGGTTGCGACGCCTGGCGAAACTGATGCCGTCGATCAGCTACGGCCCCGCGCGCTACGGCGCGATCCTCGTCGCCGAAGAGGTCCTCGACCGGCTTCAGCGCGAGCAGATGAACGACCCGGACATCCAGCCGCTGGTGCGCATGGTCAACCGGATCCACGTGCTCGAAGAAGCCCGGCACGTCACCTTCGCCCGCGAAGAGGTCACTCGCGGGATGGCGAAGCTGACGAAGAAGGAAATCGTCTACCAGCAGTTCATCATCGCGCTCATTTCGTACTTCGTGACGCGGGCCTTCATCAACCCGAACGTCTACAAGGCCGTCGGCATCCGGCCGCGTGACGGCGTCGAGGCCGCGCTGAACAACCCGAACTGGCAGGGAAGCGTCCAGTGGGCGGGCGAGAAGATCATGCCGTTCCTGCAGGAATCCGGTCTGATCGGCAAACCCGGTATGTACTTCTGGCGCAAGTCCTTCCTGCTGCCGGGGAAGCGATGA
- a CDS encoding alpha/beta fold hydrolase, whose translation MRSVKQRGAVSWDPSREHRFVTADGTALHVETSGPADSELTLVLVHGWTQDHRTWDSVVARLGDSGRILRYDLRGHGGSAPAKPGTATIQTLADDLAELIEDRVPDGPIVLAGHSMGGMTIMELSRSHPELVARRVAGVAFVATSSGEMDRITLGLPGIAGSGAARFERRLAKLLAKNRRDALPLPLSVVRPGARLLVFGRRPQRADLDSVAEQLLCAHPASVAGFQDAISRHDCRVTLAALSGKPVIVLSGERDRLCPTTHAKVIADALPEAEFVRYPGAGHMLPQERAQEVSARIAALVRRAARV comes from the coding sequence ATGAGGAGCGTCAAGCAGCGCGGCGCCGTCTCCTGGGATCCGTCGCGGGAACACCGGTTCGTGACCGCCGACGGCACCGCCCTGCACGTCGAGACGAGCGGCCCCGCCGACTCCGAACTCACGCTGGTGCTCGTGCACGGCTGGACACAGGACCACCGGACCTGGGACAGCGTGGTGGCCCGGCTCGGCGATTCCGGCCGGATCCTGCGCTACGACCTGCGCGGGCACGGCGGTTCCGCACCGGCGAAACCGGGGACGGCCACGATCCAGACCCTCGCCGACGATCTCGCCGAATTGATCGAAGACCGCGTCCCGGACGGTCCGATCGTGCTGGCGGGGCACTCCATGGGCGGCATGACGATCATGGAACTGTCCCGCAGCCACCCCGAACTCGTGGCCCGGCGCGTCGCCGGGGTCGCGTTCGTCGCCACGTCGTCCGGTGAGATGGACCGGATCACCCTCGGCTTGCCGGGGATCGCGGGCAGCGGCGCGGCGAGGTTCGAACGCCGGCTCGCGAAGCTGCTCGCGAAGAACCGCCGGGACGCCTTGCCGTTGCCGCTGTCGGTGGTGCGCCCGGGTGCGCGCCTGCTCGTCTTCGGACGGCGGCCGCAGCGGGCGGACCTGGACTCGGTCGCCGAACAGTTGTTGTGTGCGCATCCGGCGAGCGTCGCGGGATTCCAGGACGCGATTTCGCGGCACGACTGCCGTGTCACGCTCGCCGCGTTGTCGGGGAAACCGGTGATCGTGCTTTCGGGGGAGCGGGACAGGCTGTGCCCGACGACGCACGCCAAGGTCATCGCCGACGCGCTGCCGGAGGCCGAATTCGTGCGTTACCCCGGCGCGGGGCACATGCTCCCGCAGGAACGGGCGCAAGAGGTCTCGGCCCGCATCGCGGCACTCGTCCGCCGAGCCGCGCGGGTCTGA